A DNA window from Polyangiaceae bacterium contains the following coding sequences:
- the tatC gene encoding twin-arginine translocase subunit TatC: protein MSADPEDATMTFWEHLAELRSRILRMLLAFAIGASVAWFFRETLLHWLTAPFVRAWNDQHLAGQAALHFPAPASLFVAYIKLSLLGGVVLSLPVILYQLWAFIAPGLYSSEKRLAIPFVVSSCLLFAAGGYFGWRVAFPIAFQYLLGFSGPVGTDFEVKPTVMIGDYIEFVTRMLAAFGAVFELPVLIFFLSVAGLVTHKHLIRFARYFVVISFVLAAIITPPDVTSQFLLAVPLCLLYVVSIGISWLVDFRRRKRLAT, encoded by the coding sequence GTGAGCGCGGACCCCGAAGACGCCACGATGACGTTCTGGGAGCACCTTGCAGAACTGCGCTCCCGCATCCTGCGCATGTTGCTGGCGTTCGCCATCGGCGCGAGTGTTGCCTGGTTCTTCCGCGAGACGCTGCTGCATTGGCTGACCGCACCCTTCGTTCGTGCCTGGAACGACCAACATTTGGCTGGACAAGCGGCGCTGCACTTTCCCGCACCCGCATCCTTGTTCGTCGCCTACATCAAGCTCTCGCTCTTGGGCGGCGTCGTACTATCGCTGCCGGTGATCCTGTATCAGCTCTGGGCATTCATCGCGCCTGGCCTGTATTCGAGCGAAAAACGCCTGGCCATCCCCTTCGTCGTCTCGTCGTGCTTGCTCTTCGCGGCCGGCGGCTACTTCGGTTGGCGCGTGGCCTTTCCGATTGCGTTTCAGTACTTGCTCGGCTTCAGCGGTCCCGTGGGCACCGACTTCGAGGTCAAACCCACGGTGATGATCGGCGACTACATCGAGTTCGTCACACGCATGCTGGCTGCCTTCGGCGCGGTGTTCGAGTTGCCCGTGCTCATCTTCTTCCTGAGCGTCGCGGGGCTCGTCACACACAAACACTTGATCCGCTTCGCGCGCTACTTCGTGGTCATTTCCTTCGTGTTGGCCGCCATCATCACGCCGCCGGACGTGACCAGCCAGTTCTTGCTCGCCGTTCCCTTGTGCTTGCTCTACGTAGTCTCGATCGGCATCTCCTGGCTGGTGGACTTCCGTCGCCGCAAGCGCCTCGCCACGTAG
- a CDS encoding NAD-dependent epimerase/dehydratase family protein yields the protein MAQAKEKSKNPGERRRTQRREGGRRKGDAQEPTRRAVVITGICGRLGRRLARALHRERPVIGLDRRPFEDRPKDIEHLQVDIRRKKAREVFRRAEIGAVVHLGVMHDPRGGSQVHHAWNVVAFQKLLDWVQAYRIPKLVLLSSANVYGPRPDNPQFLSEEAPLLGADRFSDMRDLVELDMLAQSFFWKHPDTETVILRPTNILGNVRNAASNYLRLPRVPTLLGFDPMVQVVHQEDVVSALRLSLQPGVRGIFNIAGPMPVALSRVLGTLGRPTVRVPHQLARLGLERLFNLHITSFPAPELDFIRYVCMVDDRRARETLGYEPTYDLQQTISAVDEERWI from the coding sequence ATGGCCCAAGCCAAAGAGAAGTCGAAGAACCCAGGGGAGCGGCGCCGGACCCAACGTCGTGAGGGCGGGCGACGCAAGGGTGACGCCCAAGAGCCGACCCGGCGTGCCGTCGTGATCACGGGGATTTGCGGGCGCTTGGGCAGGCGCCTGGCGCGCGCGTTGCACCGGGAGCGACCCGTGATCGGGCTGGACCGCAGACCCTTCGAGGATCGCCCCAAAGACATCGAGCACCTGCAGGTCGACATTCGCCGCAAGAAGGCACGAGAGGTCTTTCGCCGCGCGGAGATCGGCGCGGTGGTGCACTTGGGTGTGATGCACGACCCCCGCGGCGGCAGTCAGGTCCACCACGCGTGGAACGTCGTGGCGTTCCAGAAACTGCTGGACTGGGTCCAGGCCTATCGCATTCCGAAGCTGGTCTTGCTGTCGAGCGCGAACGTCTACGGGCCTCGCCCCGACAACCCACAGTTCCTCAGTGAAGAAGCCCCACTGCTCGGGGCCGATCGCTTCAGTGACATGCGCGATTTGGTCGAACTCGACATGCTCGCCCAGTCTTTCTTCTGGAAGCATCCCGACACCGAAACGGTGATTTTGCGGCCCACGAACATCTTGGGAAATGTACGGAACGCCGCCAGCAACTATCTCCGTTTGCCGCGCGTACCCACGCTGCTCGGCTTCGACCCCATGGTTCAAGTCGTGCACCAAGAGGACGTGGTCAGTGCGCTGCGCTTGTCGCTGCAACCTGGCGTGCGCGGAATCTTCAACATCGCCGGACCCATGCCGGTGGCGCTGTCACGCGTGCTCGGGACCCTGGGCCGCCCCACGGTGCGTGTGCCTCACCAGCTTGCGCGCTTGGGGTTGGAGCGGCTGTTCAATCTGCACATCACGTCCTTCCCCGCGCCAGAGCTGGACTTCATTCGCTACGTTTGCATGGTCGATGATCGCCGAGCGCGGGAGACCTTGGGCTACGAGCCGACCTACGATTTGCAGCAGACGATTTCCGCAGTAGACGAGGAGCGATGGATCTAG
- a CDS encoding twin-arginine translocase TatA/TatE family subunit, which produces MDYVQSVFGISLSEIALIAVVALVVVGPEKLPGMLRTLGQWMGKLRRLTTEVRAQTGIDDILRQEGIDGGLNELRGILRGDLRSAGRAALSESRRDPYEEAIEFDRYREYPLEGADSQGALPDDLVDDGDEGDDGDEGDDGDEGDDGDEGSEDIATSEGVTDAVPVETTTTKPPWASRSAAEGATAASKPEAARATDTSDSAAADDDSAHGDGRTAKGDTANGDTANGDTANGDTANGDTAKGGAPEASGLTDDDAAKQPKPEPEEEAS; this is translated from the coding sequence GTGGACTACGTTCAGTCCGTGTTCGGGATCTCGCTGTCTGAGATCGCGCTGATCGCCGTCGTCGCACTGGTCGTCGTTGGTCCAGAGAAGCTTCCCGGTATGCTGCGCACCCTTGGCCAATGGATGGGCAAGCTGCGCCGATTGACCACGGAAGTGCGCGCGCAAACGGGCATCGACGACATCTTGCGGCAGGAGGGCATCGACGGCGGGCTGAACGAACTGCGGGGCATCTTGCGCGGCGACCTGCGTTCTGCTGGACGCGCCGCTCTGTCAGAGTCGCGGCGGGACCCCTACGAAGAGGCCATCGAGTTCGACCGCTATCGCGAGTACCCCCTCGAAGGGGCAGATTCCCAAGGCGCCCTCCCCGACGATCTCGTCGACGACGGCGACGAGGGCGACGACGGCGACGAGGGCGACGACGGCGACGAGGGCGACGACGGCGACGAGGGCTCGGAAGACATCGCGACCTCGGAGGGCGTCACGGACGCCGTCCCCGTAGAGACGACGACGACCAAGCCGCCCTGGGCCAGCCGGAGCGCAGCCGAGGGCGCCACCGCGGCGTCCAAGCCCGAGGCAGCGAGGGCAACAGACACATCGGACAGCGCCGCCGCTGATGACGACTCAGCGCATGGTGACGGCCGCACCGCAAAGGGCGACACCGCAAACGGCGACACCGCAAACGGCGACACCGCAAACGGCGACACCGCAAACGGCGACACCGCAAAGGGCGGCGCCCCGGAGGCCAGCGGCCTCACAGACGACGACGCGGCGAAGCAGCCAAAGCCTGAGCCCGAAGAGGAAGCGTCGTGA
- the rsfS gene encoding ribosome silencing factor has translation MNAKAKKKAKKVSKRVTPPRRSAAPPPRPEPSEESKRIALLAARAGLDKKAVGVEIVDVTGKVDYADYLVLMTGHSDRHVGAIAEAVEALLRENGVRAISMEGLPQGNWVLIDFVDVVVHVFEEQSRSLYDLDGLWMDARRIPVPGSAEQRS, from the coding sequence GTGAACGCCAAAGCGAAGAAGAAGGCCAAGAAGGTCAGTAAACGTGTGACGCCGCCGCGACGCTCCGCGGCGCCGCCGCCGCGCCCGGAGCCGTCCGAGGAGTCCAAACGTATCGCGCTGCTCGCGGCACGAGCCGGGCTCGACAAGAAGGCCGTGGGTGTCGAGATCGTGGATGTGACAGGCAAGGTCGACTACGCCGACTACCTGGTGCTGATGACGGGGCACAGTGATCGCCACGTGGGCGCGATTGCCGAAGCGGTGGAAGCCTTGCTCCGGGAGAACGGAGTTCGGGCCATCAGCATGGAGGGGTTGCCCCAGGGCAATTGGGTCCTGATCGATTTCGTGGACGTGGTGGTGCACGTGTTCGAAGAGCAGTCGCGCAGCCTCTACGATCTCGACGGTTTGTGGATGGATGCGCGCCGCATTCCGGTGCCAGGTAGCGCCGAGCAGCGCAGCTGA
- a CDS encoding LD-carboxypeptidase, with product MPPALGPGSRLHMVAPSSPFDRTLVYRGLAFLRTRYRVEFSSGAFCRSGFLAGDDARRLSELQRAIDAPDVDAIVAARGGYGLTRLVPQLDLAPLRRHPKWLVGFSDLTALHVEAARLGVASMHAHNVAGLGRADPVAREQWTTALEAPTRRRTLTVQSWIPGRARGPLFGGNLTLLFTCAASGRLSPPPGAVWFLEDVTETSYRIDRMLTALLDCGALDSAAAVVLGDFTDCGAGLYRVEVEAVLRERLQRLRVPLAAGVPAGHGRHNVPLCLGAPAEVDGARLHLG from the coding sequence ATGCCGCCCGCCCTCGGCCCCGGCAGTCGGCTGCACATGGTCGCGCCCTCCAGTCCCTTCGACCGCACACTAGTCTACCGCGGTCTAGCCTTCCTGCGCACGCGCTATCGCGTGGAGTTCTCGAGCGGTGCCTTCTGTCGCTCGGGCTTCCTGGCCGGGGACGACGCCCGTCGACTGAGCGAGCTGCAACGGGCCATCGACGCTCCGGACGTCGACGCCATCGTCGCGGCACGTGGTGGCTACGGGCTGACGCGGCTGGTGCCCCAGCTCGATCTCGCGCCGCTGCGGCGCCATCCGAAGTGGCTCGTCGGGTTCTCGGACTTGACGGCACTCCACGTCGAGGCGGCACGCCTCGGCGTAGCGTCCATGCACGCTCACAACGTGGCGGGACTCGGTCGCGCCGATCCCGTCGCCCGCGAACAGTGGACGACGGCCTTGGAAGCGCCGACACGCAGACGAACCTTGACGGTGCAATCGTGGATCCCGGGACGCGCCCGAGGACCCCTGTTCGGTGGGAATCTGACCCTGCTATTCACTTGCGCCGCCTCGGGTCGCCTGAGCCCACCGCCGGGCGCCGTCTGGTTTCTGGAAGACGTGACCGAGACCAGCTATCGCATCGATCGCATGTTGACGGCGCTGCTCGACTGCGGCGCCCTCGACTCGGCGGCCGCTGTCGTCCTGGGCGACTTCACCGACTGCGGCGCCGGCCTCTACCGCGTGGAGGTCGAGGCGGTGCTGCGAGAACGCCTGCAACGACTGAGAGTTCCGCTGGCAGCAGGGGTTCCCGCGGGCCACGGACGACACAACGTGCCGCTGTGTCTTGGCGCACCCGCCGAGGTCGACGGCGCGAGGCTACATCTAGGCTGA
- a CDS encoding 23S rRNA (pseudouridine(1915)-N(3))-methyltransferase RlmH, whose translation MRIFVVAVGKLKERALRTLADDYLERIRRYCRCDEIEVRESADLSRQLGRLSTTVALEVDGRSLSSSQLSRELERWGRRGKGDVGFVIGGADGLPQALSQAADERLSLSTLTLPHQLARVLLLEQLYRSHTLLRGEPYAREG comes from the coding sequence GTGCGGATCTTCGTCGTCGCCGTCGGTAAGCTCAAAGAGCGGGCTCTGCGCACCCTGGCCGATGACTATCTCGAGCGGATTCGGCGCTACTGCCGCTGCGACGAGATTGAGGTGCGTGAATCGGCGGACCTGTCGCGGCAGCTCGGGCGTCTCTCGACCACCGTCGCCCTGGAGGTGGACGGTCGGTCCCTCAGCAGCAGTCAGCTGAGCCGGGAGCTGGAGCGTTGGGGGCGACGCGGCAAGGGTGACGTGGGCTTCGTGATTGGGGGAGCCGACGGTCTGCCCCAGGCGCTGAGCCAGGCCGCAGACGAGCGGCTGTCCTTGTCCACGCTGACCCTGCCGCACCAGCTCGCCCGCGTGCTGCTACTGGAACAACTCTATCGCTCCCACACCCTGCTCCGCGGGGAGCCCTACGCCCGCGAAGGCTGA
- a CDS encoding CehA/McbA family metallohydrolase, which translates to MLDRVRARSAWLLLPLLGLSAHAAESSGAGRVVVVDAALLGDRLRVGGKPGDLALIGNGIVTVVRKRDGYLVDLWRKDPVDASAAQLKLTPNIDGLWMLHPVVIDGHMAHNLTASTVRSVGNAIETQSEIALGAGRMQVTTRYSLHPTQPRVVMESTLTHAGGGKLTHVALGDLVKWGNVDYFVDGHGRTAPTFSGTGRWVGRHGAGGDMMLRTLQTKPMVVSYRARHLGLAAEIKAQYGSGNLAPGQQLVVRRELAFEALPASSLSPKPGATLVVDLTDEHGRPVAAKLDIRGTGGTVDPNFGNDGDETGAAHFAWSGSGRFVRTLPVGKYKLLATAGIERDAARFEVEIRPHENVFLRGSLPRVITTPGQIAADLHLHQSPSVDADIGLATRLVSVAAEGVELAVASDHYAVTDFAPMAKALFARGALATKLVTVVGSEISTVGNRFGHFNLIPMQLTDQVDYENTSPKALFAAMRKVSPEGIIQVNHPRWDDIGYFHRYKLDPKTARLPATVKDEFTWDFDALEVMNGVDAVSEAKVRKVLFDWIRLLGQGHRFVGTGSSDSHKLFFVDPGIPRTMIRFGGSDSDSSDLNVDPKVAIAALKRGAATVTTGPILDVTLDGKRPGEVVQGGGDKELHLTVRAAPWIAVDEVEVLLGPQGNRVRWISIPKGTTGVVRLDKRFNLRVPAGSFVVVVAKGHTPLPNVYQSAIKPFAFSNPVWVAAEP; encoded by the coding sequence GTGCTGGATCGTGTCCGCGCTCGTTCGGCCTGGCTGCTGCTGCCGCTGCTCGGCCTCTCGGCCCACGCCGCAGAGAGCTCGGGTGCGGGCCGGGTGGTCGTGGTCGACGCTGCCCTTCTCGGCGACCGCCTCCGCGTCGGCGGCAAGCCTGGCGACCTGGCGCTGATCGGCAACGGAATCGTCACCGTCGTGCGCAAGCGCGACGGATATCTCGTCGACTTGTGGCGGAAGGACCCCGTGGATGCGAGTGCTGCGCAGCTCAAGCTCACGCCCAACATCGACGGCTTGTGGATGCTGCACCCGGTCGTCATCGACGGGCACATGGCCCACAACCTGACCGCCAGCACGGTGCGAAGCGTGGGCAACGCCATCGAGACTCAGAGCGAGATCGCGTTGGGCGCCGGACGCATGCAGGTGACCACACGCTACAGCCTGCACCCGACGCAGCCCCGCGTCGTGATGGAAAGCACGCTGACGCACGCGGGCGGCGGCAAGCTGACTCACGTGGCCCTGGGAGATCTCGTCAAGTGGGGCAACGTGGACTACTTCGTGGACGGCCATGGACGCACCGCGCCCACCTTCAGCGGCACTGGGCGCTGGGTGGGGCGCCATGGCGCGGGCGGCGACATGATGCTGCGCACACTCCAGACCAAACCGATGGTCGTGTCCTATCGCGCCCGGCATCTGGGGCTGGCTGCGGAGATCAAGGCTCAGTATGGCTCCGGCAATCTGGCCCCAGGACAGCAACTCGTCGTGCGGCGCGAGCTGGCCTTCGAAGCGTTGCCCGCCAGTTCGCTGTCGCCCAAGCCTGGGGCAACGCTGGTCGTGGATCTCACGGACGAGCACGGCCGCCCCGTGGCAGCCAAGCTGGACATTCGCGGGACCGGCGGCACGGTCGACCCCAATTTCGGCAACGACGGCGACGAAACCGGAGCCGCGCACTTTGCCTGGAGCGGCAGCGGCCGCTTCGTGCGCACGTTGCCCGTCGGCAAGTACAAGCTGCTCGCCACCGCAGGCATCGAGCGGGATGCAGCACGCTTCGAGGTCGAGATTCGTCCGCACGAGAACGTGTTCTTGCGAGGATCGCTGCCGCGGGTCATCACGACGCCCGGACAGATCGCAGCAGACCTGCACCTGCATCAATCGCCCAGCGTCGACGCGGACATCGGACTCGCCACGCGCCTGGTGAGCGTCGCCGCCGAAGGCGTGGAACTCGCGGTCGCCAGCGACCACTACGCCGTGACCGACTTCGCCCCGATGGCCAAGGCGCTCTTCGCGCGGGGTGCCCTGGCGACGAAACTAGTGACGGTCGTCGGAAGTGAAATCAGCACCGTTGGCAACCGCTTCGGCCATTTCAATCTGATTCCAATGCAGCTGACGGACCAGGTGGACTACGAGAATACGTCACCCAAGGCGCTATTTGCGGCCATGCGCAAGGTGAGCCCGGAAGGCATCATCCAGGTGAATCATCCGCGCTGGGACGACATCGGCTACTTTCATCGCTACAAGTTGGACCCCAAGACAGCGCGCCTTCCCGCCACCGTCAAGGACGAGTTCACCTGGGACTTCGATGCACTCGAGGTGATGAACGGCGTCGACGCCGTCAGCGAAGCCAAGGTGCGCAAGGTGCTGTTCGATTGGATTCGTCTCTTGGGCCAGGGTCACCGATTCGTGGGCACCGGGAGTAGCGATTCCCACAAGCTGTTCTTCGTAGATCCCGGCATCCCGCGCACGATGATTCGCTTCGGCGGCAGCGACAGCGACTCCTCGGACCTGAACGTCGACCCCAAGGTCGCGATTGCCGCACTGAAGCGAGGCGCCGCCACGGTCACGACCGGCCCGATTCTGGATGTAACGCTGGACGGCAAGCGCCCGGGCGAGGTCGTGCAGGGAGGCGGCGACAAGGAACTGCACTTGACGGTCCGCGCGGCGCCATGGATCGCCGTGGACGAAGTCGAAGTGCTGCTCGGCCCCCAGGGCAACCGGGTGCGCTGGATCAGCATCCCCAAGGGAACGACGGGCGTGGTCCGCCTCGACAAGCGTTTCAACCTCCGCGTTCCCGCTGGAAGCTTCGTCGTGGTGGTCGCCAAAGGCCACACCCCCCTGCCCAACGTCTACCAAAGCGCGATCAAGCCCTTTGCGTTCAGCAACCCCGTCTGGGTGGCCGCAGAGCCCTGA
- a CDS encoding glutamate-5-semialdehyde dehydrogenase: MTVQAQCEQARRASRLWAKASTRQKNAALEAIAQALVDGTESIVAANRLDLEAAASAGLSEAMLDRLRLDAPRIAALADAVRSVAGLPDPVGERSESRQLPSGIRVCRQRVPLGVIGMIYESRPNVTVDAAVLCLKSGNAVVLRGGKEARHTNLTLGRLMQAALQAQSSSPEAVQILEPSSREGIKELIGQAELLDLVIPRGGEGLIRFVAEHARVPVIKHYKGVCHLYLDAGADAERALALTLNGKVQRPGVCNALECLLVHRDEAARLLPDLARALVDAGVEVRACERALPHMTGARAAMESDFGTEFLAKILAVRVVDDFDGALAHIERFGSGHTEAICTDSYARAERFTREVDASAVMVNASTRFNDGGALGLGAEIGISTSKLHAYGPMGLASLTSEKWIVLGEGQVRE, translated from the coding sequence TTGACGGTACAGGCGCAGTGCGAGCAGGCGCGGCGCGCGTCCAGGCTGTGGGCAAAGGCCTCTACCCGACAGAAGAACGCCGCACTGGAGGCGATCGCCCAAGCCCTGGTGGACGGCACCGAGTCCATCGTGGCCGCGAATCGCCTGGACCTCGAGGCAGCGGCCAGCGCCGGCCTTTCCGAGGCCATGCTCGACCGCCTGCGGCTCGACGCCCCACGCATTGCGGCCCTCGCCGACGCGGTCCGCAGCGTCGCGGGGCTGCCAGATCCAGTCGGCGAGCGTAGCGAGTCACGTCAGCTGCCGAGCGGAATTCGCGTGTGTCGTCAGCGCGTCCCACTCGGCGTGATTGGCATGATCTACGAGTCGCGACCCAACGTGACGGTCGACGCAGCCGTGCTCTGCTTGAAGAGCGGCAACGCGGTCGTGTTGCGCGGTGGCAAGGAGGCCAGACATACGAACCTGACCTTGGGACGCTTGATGCAGGCGGCCCTGCAGGCCCAGAGTTCGAGCCCCGAGGCGGTGCAGATCCTGGAGCCGAGCTCGCGCGAAGGGATCAAAGAGCTGATTGGCCAAGCGGAGTTGCTGGACTTGGTGATCCCGCGCGGCGGCGAAGGCTTGATCCGCTTCGTGGCTGAGCACGCCCGCGTGCCGGTGATCAAGCACTACAAGGGGGTGTGTCATCTCTACCTCGACGCAGGGGCGGATGCCGAGCGCGCCTTGGCGCTCACCCTCAATGGCAAGGTCCAAAGACCTGGCGTCTGCAACGCCTTGGAGTGCTTGCTGGTGCACCGCGACGAGGCTGCACGCCTCCTTCCCGACTTGGCGCGGGCCCTAGTCGACGCCGGGGTGGAAGTGCGCGCTTGCGAGCGCGCATTGCCGCACATGACGGGGGCTCGCGCTGCAATGGAGTCGGATTTCGGCACGGAGTTTCTCGCGAAGATCCTGGCCGTGCGCGTGGTCGATGACTTCGATGGGGCTCTGGCGCACATCGAGCGCTTCGGCTCCGGACACACGGAGGCGATCTGTACGGATAGCTACGCTCGCGCCGAGCGCTTCACCCGTGAAGTGGACGCCAGTGCGGTGATGGTGAACGCCTCGACCCGATTCAACGACGGTGGGGCATTGGGGCTGGGGGCCGAGATCGGGATTTCCACGAGCAAGCTGCACGCCTACGGCCCAATGGGCTTGGCCAGCTTGACCAGTGAGAAGTGGATCGTTCTCGGCGAAGGCCAGGTCAGGGAATAG
- a CDS encoding lysophospholipid acyltransferase family protein, with protein MAPAKTALVRFTQPAARSVWDGARQGLALARRSLTAVAERALGDDFEARAAVLAERVRERGGDPFGMDPEAAKHAVMVCAFFHRLYFRTEVVGIEHVPRGRVLLVANHSGQVPIDGAVIGSALFLDAPEPRMVRAMVEKWSQTLPFVSTFFQRVGQVVGVPENARLLLSMEEPLLVFPEGTRGISKPFTRRYQLQAFGNGFMRLAIETGTPVVPIAVIGAEEQYLNVGNLEVLAKTLGMPVFPLIPQVLVPGGQLPLPTKYRLYFGEPMSFDGDPDDDDGAIEEKVWLVRQTIQSMINRGLKERRGIFH; from the coding sequence GTGGCCCCCGCCAAGACAGCTCTCGTGCGATTCACTCAGCCCGCGGCGCGCAGCGTCTGGGACGGCGCACGACAGGGGCTCGCTCTTGCGCGGCGTTCGCTCACCGCCGTGGCAGAGCGCGCCCTGGGCGATGACTTCGAGGCGCGCGCGGCGGTGCTGGCGGAGCGTGTCCGAGAGCGGGGTGGGGACCCCTTCGGCATGGACCCCGAGGCAGCGAAGCATGCGGTGATGGTATGCGCCTTTTTCCACCGCCTCTACTTTCGCACGGAAGTCGTGGGGATCGAACACGTGCCCCGCGGGCGCGTGCTCCTGGTGGCCAACCATTCTGGGCAGGTGCCTATCGACGGTGCCGTCATCGGTTCTGCGCTGTTCCTGGATGCGCCGGAGCCACGGATGGTGCGCGCGATGGTGGAGAAATGGTCGCAGACGCTGCCCTTCGTGTCGACCTTCTTCCAACGAGTCGGGCAGGTCGTCGGCGTGCCCGAGAACGCGCGACTGCTGCTCTCGATGGAAGAACCGCTGCTCGTGTTTCCCGAGGGGACTCGGGGCATCAGCAAGCCGTTCACACGTCGCTATCAGCTACAGGCCTTCGGCAACGGGTTCATGCGCCTGGCGATCGAGACGGGCACTCCCGTGGTGCCGATCGCAGTGATTGGCGCAGAGGAGCAGTACCTGAATGTGGGCAACCTCGAGGTCTTGGCGAAAACCCTCGGCATGCCCGTGTTCCCGCTGATCCCGCAGGTGCTCGTGCCGGGTGGCCAGCTGCCGCTGCCAACCAAGTATCGACTCTATTTTGGTGAGCCCATGAGCTTCGACGGCGACCCCGACGACGACGATGGCGCGATTGAAGAGAAGGTCTGGCTCGTGCGGCAGACCATTCAAAGCATGATCAACCGCGGCCTCAAGGAACGTCGCGGGATCTTCCACTGA